Within Acidimicrobiia bacterium, the genomic segment CTAGGCCGCCACACGCTGCGGTCGTCGCCGCGGTGCAGGCTTTGAAGATCTAAGGCGGTCCACACCAAAGCGGCCAAAAGAACCAAGGCAGTTATAAGGTGCAGCGCCAACCTTTCGTGCGCCACATCGGGCCGATCGACGAGACCACTTGCTACCATCCACCAGCCAATTGCGCCTTGTAACCCTACTAACGCTGCTAGTAGGGTTAGCCGTTTGCCATAGCCTTTGGGCACCGCTCGGCGATACAGAAACCAAAGCAGCGGCACCACTAGGGCCACTCCGATTAAACGACCCAGTACACGGTGAATGTATTCCCACCAAAAAATGCCTTTGAACTGTGACAAAGACATTCCGGTATTAACCAAAAGATATTCTGGGGTCGCCCGATAAGCGTCAAACTCGGCGTTCCAATCTGACGCACTAAGGGGTGGGATAATTCCACTGATGGGTTCCCATCGGACCATAGAGAGACCCGATTGGGTAAGACGGGTCGCCCCACCTACCACCACCATCACAAACACCAACCCGGCCACGGCCCAAATCCAGCGACTCAGCGCCAAGGGTTTTGCTGTTGATGGCGTTAGCGGCTCAGCCACAAGAACAACCGTTGTTTACGGCACGGCACATGGCAAGGTTTCCGGGCAGGTTATAGCGTTCAACTAGTGCGGGAGGGGGGACTCGAACCCCCACGGGCATTTCTGCCCAGCTGGGTTTAAGCCAGCAGCGTCTACCATTCCGCCACTCCCGCAGCACTCATAATGTAGCGCTTAGGTGGCGTAACGGCGAGATAGAGAAAAAACCTTATGCCGCCACGTGGGGCACCTCGGAAACGACAGCCGACCACAGCGAGCTGCGTGCCGCCATCGCCGCTTTGCCGACCAACGCATTGGCCACAACAACCCCTTCAACCAAATCGGCCAACACGGCTTGCCAGGGTCGACCTTGTAAACGAACAGAGACCGTAGAACCACCATCGGGACGACGTTTAATACTGCGATCGGCCTGAGCCAAACGGGGTGGGCTACGAAAGGCGGGCACGGTTAGGCCTAATGATCGAGCCGCTTCGCCGAGGTGCGCCACAGCATCGGCAAAGCGCAGCGCCGTAGCCGTGGTGGCGGTAGCCGTGGTGGCTGTAGCCGTGCTTGCCGTGGCCGTTGTGCTACTGGAATTGGGGCCACCAACACTGTGGTGGAATTGTGCTGGTGAAGGACGGATGCGGTTAATGGGAAGAGCTTGCACGTTTTTCATAACCCCATTATCAAGACCAGCTGTGACATTTTAGGGTTGGCCTAGGTTACCTCGGCTAAGAATTCACGCCCCGCTTGGCATTGCGCGAGCAACGGACACCAACGACAAGCCCGGCTGGGCGCTAAGCGAGGTTCCACAACGCCCGCAAGAAGGCCAAAAACCTCTCGGGTACCATGCAAAGCACGCGCCAAAGCGGCTTCTAATACGGCCACGGTGACTTCCTCAACGGCCAATTCCCCAGAATCTAGGTAGTAAGAGGCCACCAACCGAGGCGGGACCTGAAAACGAAGCGTTTCCACCAAGGCATAAAACCGTAGATCGTCTACGTGGTTTTGGTTGGTGCCACCAGTTTTGAAATCGATAATGGCTTTGCCTGCTTCGAGACCCCGTGACTGACCTAAGGTGAGATCGAACTTGGCTGACCAAACCAAACGGCCATCCAACAGCTCAACCCGCCGCCTACTTTCAAAATTTGGCCGCCATTTTGGTTTGAGGGGCGGGAACCCTTCGAAGAATGCCGACACCGAATCAAGCGCCAAGCCTCGCAGCTCTGCCGATTCCAGCTCGCTCAACGAGGCCAAGAAGTCACCAATGCTTTGTTCGGTGTCAACCAGTGAGGTGAGGGCCTGGTTCACTAGTTCTATTGGCGAGGCTTCCGGCATGAAATTCGATAATTCGAGGGCTTTATGAGCCACCGATCCTCGTGCCATTGGCACCGACCAGGCAAAGCCCAGGTCTTCTTCTCCCAAGAATCTAACCTGGCACCCAAGCACGCTTGAAAGCTGGTGTTTGCTCACAAACATAGGGTCGAATGGGTCGAGATCAGGAATTAGATCACCCAGTGCAGCGTTAGCTTCGGCCCGCAGGTTGTCGGCTAAGTCGGCGTCGAAGCTGGGCCGCCCAGCATCACCGGGTTGCAGCTGGGCCAAGATCTTTTCCTGAGCCGGATTAAGCAGGCGTGAGGCCGACACAACCTAAACCATTACTAAAGCCACTCACGAGCGAGCTCGTTGCGACGCTTCGACCATTCCTCGGCGGTGATGGCATAGCGGATGTGGTCTTCCCATTTTCCGTTGATTTCAAGGTACCGAAGAGCAATACCTTCATCACGTAGATCCAACTTCTCAACCACACGACGGCTGGCGGAATTGCGGGGAATTATCGACACCTGGAGTCGATGCAAATACAGCTCATCAAAGGCGTAGCGTGCTACGACCACCAACGATTCGGGCATGTACCCGTTACCGGCTTGACGCTCGTCAATCCAATAACCCACATAGGCGCTTTGAAACGGCCCACGCTGCACCGATGAAAGGTTAATCTCACCGGCGAAGATACCGTCCACAAAAATACCGAAACCGTAGCCACTGCCAACCTGGGTTTCGCGCTCTCGCGCCTTGCAGCGCAATTCAAAAACGTCCCTGTATTCGACTGGGTCGGGATAGCCTTCAATCCGCTGAGGTTCCCATTTGAGAAGCCAATCGGCGTTACGAATTCGAACTTCTCGCCATGCCGAGAAATCGGCAACAGTTAATGGACGTAGCGTGACTCGGCGACCGAACAAGGTGGTCATCGATCAAAAACCTCGCTTAAGGCACCCAGTAACAAAGTCACGTTCCGCATTCTGGCGGTATGTCCCATCAGACCAATCCGCCACACCGAACCCGCATACTTACCTAGGCCACCACCGATTTCAATCTCATATCGTTCCAGCAGCTCCTGTCGAATTTCGGCCTCATGCGACCGATGCGCTTCTGGTACCCAGACCGTAGTGAGCTCGGGTAGGCGGCAAGCAGCGTCGGCAAACAATTTCATACCTAAATCTTCGAGGCCTGC encodes:
- a CDS encoding GNAT family protein, with amino-acid sequence MTTLFGRRVTLRPLTVADFSAWREVRIRNADWLLKWEPQRIEGYPDPVEYRDVFELRCKARERETQVGSGYGFGIFVDGIFAGEINLSSVQRGPFQSAYVGYWIDERQAGNGYMPESLVVVARYAFDELYLHRLQVSIIPRNSASRRVVEKLDLRDEGIALRYLEINGKWEDHIRYAITAEEWSKRRNELAREWL
- a CDS encoding PD-(D/E)XK nuclease family protein, whose amino-acid sequence is MSASRLLNPAQEKILAQLQPGDAGRPSFDADLADNLRAEANAALGDLIPDLDPFDPMFVSKHQLSSVLGCQVRFLGEEDLGFAWSVPMARGSVAHKALELSNFMPEASPIELVNQALTSLVDTEQSIGDFLASLSELESAELRGLALDSVSAFFEGFPPLKPKWRPNFESRRRVELLDGRLVWSAKFDLTLGQSRGLEAGKAIIDFKTGGTNQNHVDDLRFYALVETLRFQVPPRLVASYYLDSGELAVEEVTVAVLEAALARALHGTREVFGLLAGVVEPRLAPSRACRWCPLLAQCQAGREFLAEVT
- a CDS encoding COX15/CtaA family protein, which encodes MAEPLTPSTAKPLALSRWIWAVAGLVFVMVVVGGATRLTQSGLSMVRWEPISGIIPPLSASDWNAEFDAYRATPEYLLVNTGMSLSQFKGIFWWEYIHRVLGRLIGVALVVPLLWFLYRRAVPKGYGKRLTLLAALVGLQGAIGWWMVASGLVDRPDVAHERLALHLITALVLLAALVWTALDLQSLHRGDDRSVWRPSWLMVSFMVLLFVQFTLGAFTAGLNAGFMFNTWPKMNGAWVPSGLGDLSPWWSNAVDNLVAVQFLHRWMAVVVAAVSLAVAYRIYRSGQTKLALMLELVVATQFLLGVLTLINAVPVGLGVAHQGVGALLLAAAVVTTHQSGVTDPNPDVLPQHRPAAQRLLPNR